One window from the genome of Paenibacillus azoreducens encodes:
- a CDS encoding MTP-1 family protein translates to MKLIKNDVITCEELLKQYVAGRKGQVRAFAAEKLVFDGVGPKDVYNITAPFEDEGELVIAGRVESRDSEHSEVIFFVEKEGKWVPREGAPVLVLQDPFHTRIGGELIVGGVQIYPHPEQTGALMWRTVFYRGSRIADLELFFTGPDGMKDLRLIGLPDGGVGVFTRPQGEKGGRGQIGYFRVPSLDDLSIEGIENAPLLEGQFIPEEWGGANEAHVLKNGLIGVLGHTACYDESGDRHYYPMVFALDPQTGDISDMEVIAVRKDFLPGQAKRKDLRDVVFSGGLIRRKDGTAVIYAGTSDAEAQRLTLPDPFVKFES, encoded by the coding sequence TTGAAATTGATAAAAAACGACGTGATCACATGCGAAGAGCTTTTAAAGCAGTATGTTGCAGGCCGTAAGGGCCAAGTCCGGGCTTTCGCCGCAGAGAAGCTGGTCTTTGACGGAGTAGGCCCAAAGGATGTGTATAACATTACCGCTCCGTTTGAGGATGAAGGCGAACTGGTAATTGCGGGCAGAGTAGAGTCCCGTGACAGTGAACATTCGGAAGTGATTTTCTTTGTGGAAAAAGAGGGGAAATGGGTACCGCGGGAAGGAGCCCCGGTTCTGGTACTACAGGATCCTTTTCATACGCGTATCGGCGGGGAACTGATCGTCGGAGGCGTGCAAATTTATCCGCATCCTGAGCAAACGGGCGCTTTGATGTGGCGCACCGTCTTTTACCGCGGCAGCAGAATTGCCGACCTGGAGCTGTTTTTTACAGGCCCGGACGGGATGAAGGATCTGCGCCTGATCGGACTGCCAGACGGGGGAGTCGGCGTGTTCACGCGGCCGCAGGGCGAAAAAGGCGGCCGTGGCCAGATTGGCTATTTCAGGGTTCCGTCTTTGGACGATCTCAGCATCGAAGGAATCGAAAACGCACCGCTGCTCGAAGGGCAATTCATTCCCGAAGAATGGGGCGGGGCCAACGAAGCCCATGTGCTGAAGAACGGCCTGATCGGGGTGCTCGGGCATACGGCATGTTACGACGAGTCCGGCGACCGCCATTATTACCCGATGGTATTCGCGCTTGACCCGCAAACCGGAGATATTTCCGATATGGAAGTGATCGCCGTCCGCAAAGATTTTCTGCCCGGTCAGGCCAAACGCAAAGACCTTCGGGACGTCGTATTCAGCGGAGGGTTGATCCGCCGGAAGGATGGCACAGCCGTGATTTATGCGGGAACAAGCGATGCCGAGGCGCAGCGCCTCACGCTGCCTGATCCGTTTGTTAAATTCGAATCCTAG
- a CDS encoding ABC transporter substrate-binding protein, translated as MKKKILGLVALVLAFSVLAACGSKKESATTADGVTTIEFWAAANPTQQAFWEKMAKAYEQTNSKVKINVSVIKESPSSEASIQAAIAGGSAPTISENINRGFAAQLANSKALVPLDTLDGFNDIVTTRNMKNTIEPWKFADDHQYVLPIYSNAMLFGWRLDLLKELGYAEPPKTYSEALEANKKLKEKYPDKYFWAKADLADPTAWKRWFDFFMLYDAASGGNKFIEGSKFVGDEKAGVETLKFVDDLRKDKGILAQNVADPFETGTSLFIDLGPWTFTNWAEKFPDMKYNQNYTLSMPPVPDGIDPKESKTFADTKGLVIYASATKEQQQAAMDFIKWVYADAKNDAQWFDETKLPPARDDLTTNESFKAILDKNPELKPYAENVPNAIPPMDNPKYNDLQTFIGQEAWNKVVRGEIDPATGWANMKKAIEGELQ; from the coding sequence ATGAAAAAGAAAATTCTCGGGCTTGTAGCACTCGTACTTGCATTTTCTGTGCTTGCAGCCTGCGGCTCCAAAAAGGAAAGTGCGACAACTGCGGATGGCGTAACGACCATTGAATTTTGGGCGGCGGCCAACCCGACGCAGCAAGCGTTCTGGGAGAAGATGGCGAAAGCTTACGAACAGACAAACTCCAAAGTTAAAATCAACGTCAGCGTAATCAAGGAATCGCCAAGCTCGGAAGCGAGCATTCAGGCAGCGATTGCGGGGGGAAGCGCCCCGACGATATCGGAGAACATCAACCGCGGTTTTGCCGCGCAGCTGGCTAACAGCAAAGCCCTTGTTCCGCTGGATACGCTGGATGGCTTTAACGATATCGTCACCACCCGGAATATGAAAAATACGATCGAGCCGTGGAAATTTGCCGATGACCACCAATACGTGCTTCCAATTTACTCTAATGCGATGCTGTTTGGTTGGCGTCTCGATCTTCTGAAAGAGCTTGGATATGCAGAACCTCCGAAAACCTACAGTGAAGCGCTTGAAGCCAATAAGAAACTGAAGGAAAAATATCCGGATAAATATTTCTGGGCTAAAGCCGATTTGGCCGATCCGACCGCCTGGAAGAGATGGTTTGACTTCTTCATGCTGTACGATGCGGCATCCGGAGGCAATAAATTTATTGAAGGCAGCAAGTTTGTCGGAGATGAAAAAGCAGGAGTGGAAACTCTTAAATTTGTCGATGATCTCCGGAAAGATAAGGGCATTCTTGCTCAAAACGTAGCCGATCCGTTCGAAACGGGAACCAGCCTGTTTATTGATCTGGGACCTTGGACGTTTACGAATTGGGCTGAAAAATTCCCGGATATGAAATACAACCAAAACTACACGTTAAGCATGCCTCCAGTACCGGATGGAATCGATCCGAAAGAATCCAAAACATTCGCCGATACGAAAGGACTTGTCATCTATGCATCGGCTACCAAGGAACAACAGCAGGCCGCGATGGATTTCATTAAGTGGGTATACGCGGATGCCAAAAACGATGCTCAATGGTTCGACGAAACGAAACTTCCGCCTGCACGCGACGACTTGACGACCAACGAATCCTTCAAAGCGATTTTGGATAAAAATCCGGAACTGAAACCGTACGCGGAAAACGTGCCGAATGCGATACCTCCAATGGATAATCCGAAATACAACGATCTGCAAACCTTTATTGGTCAAGAAGCGTGGAATAAAGTGGTCCGCGGTGAAATTGACCCGGCAACAGGATGGGCAAACATGAAGAAAGCGATTGAAGGGGAACTTCAATAA
- a CDS encoding alpha-glucosidase, giving the protein MGEQKTQKEMLWWRNAVFYEIYMPSFCDGNGDGIGDFPGLISKLDYLQELGIGGIWLTPFYPSPRVDNGYDISDYCEVDPDYGTLADFDRLVSEAHRRGIKVIADLVLNHTSSKHPWFIESRSSRSSSKRDWYIWKDPVNGNAPNNWESFFGGPAWEWDEATGQYYYHAFAKEQVDLNWAHPEVRQAMKDVMKFWLDRGIDGFRLDVINFLKVSGQFPDNPVDASGVQEHRYDQNQEGILEAIREICDFVRSRKSVFMVGEVGSEDMAVLREYSGGSLLDVVFNFNLGSRKELHVQDLFHELKHMEELHGPDQLPTLFFSSHDMPRHISRFSSGEEEAGRRRAKLMAALMLTAKGVPFIYYGDEIGISDFIPAHIGEMKDIQGLTAYRIAKESGMPEAEALEAAIAKSRDHSRTPMQWNASPNAGFSTREPWISLSSSFRDVHVENQRGKNGSLYEFYRALIRLRQDHSALHNGDYVLLRQENELIYYMLQSEEERMLVALNFGDDQAHLELQEQCTGICRLLLSSTPEARGDRQCSTVVYPYEAAVWLCE; this is encoded by the coding sequence ATGGGAGAGCAGAAAACTCAAAAAGAAATGCTCTGGTGGAGAAATGCTGTTTTTTACGAAATCTATATGCCCAGCTTCTGCGATGGCAACGGGGACGGTATCGGAGATTTTCCGGGACTGATCTCGAAGCTTGATTATTTGCAGGAATTGGGGATCGGCGGGATATGGCTCACCCCGTTTTATCCTTCGCCTAGAGTCGATAATGGTTATGATATTTCCGATTATTGCGAAGTGGATCCGGACTATGGAACGCTTGCCGATTTCGATCGGCTGGTCAGCGAAGCCCACCGGCGCGGAATCAAAGTCATCGCCGATCTGGTGTTGAACCACACATCTTCGAAGCACCCGTGGTTTATCGAATCCCGTTCATCGCGATCGAGTTCCAAGCGGGATTGGTACATCTGGAAAGATCCCGTTAACGGCAATGCGCCGAACAACTGGGAATCATTCTTCGGCGGACCGGCATGGGAATGGGACGAGGCGACCGGCCAGTATTATTACCATGCGTTTGCAAAGGAGCAGGTCGACCTGAATTGGGCCCATCCCGAAGTCCGGCAGGCGATGAAGGATGTCATGAAGTTTTGGCTGGATCGCGGGATCGACGGATTCCGGCTCGATGTCATCAATTTTTTGAAGGTGTCGGGGCAATTTCCGGATAACCCGGTTGATGCATCGGGTGTGCAGGAGCACCGATACGATCAGAATCAAGAGGGGATTTTGGAGGCCATCCGGGAGATATGCGATTTCGTCCGGAGCCGGAAATCCGTGTTTATGGTCGGGGAAGTCGGGTCCGAGGATATGGCCGTTCTTCGGGAATACAGCGGCGGAAGCCTGCTTGACGTCGTGTTTAATTTTAATCTCGGAAGCCGCAAAGAACTTCATGTTCAAGACTTGTTCCATGAGTTGAAACATATGGAGGAATTGCACGGCCCAGACCAGCTGCCGACGCTGTTTTTCAGCAGCCATGATATGCCGCGCCATATATCCAGGTTTTCGAGCGGCGAAGAAGAGGCGGGCCGGCGGCGGGCCAAGCTGATGGCCGCATTGATGCTTACCGCCAAAGGGGTTCCGTTCATCTATTACGGGGATGAGATAGGGATTTCCGATTTCATTCCGGCGCATATCGGCGAAATGAAGGATATCCAAGGGCTGACGGCTTACAGGATCGCCAAAGAGTCCGGCATGCCTGAAGCAGAAGCTTTGGAAGCAGCGATTGCCAAAAGCCGTGATCATTCCCGGACGCCCATGCAGTGGAATGCTTCTCCCAATGCCGGATTTTCCACGCGGGAGCCGTGGATTTCACTGAGCTCCTCATTCCGGGACGTTCATGTAGAAAACCAGCGGGGGAAAAACGGATCGCTATATGAGTTCTATCGGGCTCTCATCCGTCTCCGCCAGGATCATTCTGCGCTTCACAACGGAGATTATGTATTGCTGCGCCAGGAAAATGAGTTGATCTACTATATGCTTCAATCGGAGGAAGAACGGATGCTTGTCGCCTTGAATTTCGGGGATGACCAGGCCCACCTGGAGCTGCAAGAGCAGTGCACAGGCATATGCCGGCTTCTCCTGTCCAGCACGCCTGAAGCGAGGGGGGACCGGCAGTGCTCAACGGTTGTTTACCCTTATGAAGCGGCCGTCTGGTTATGCGAATAG
- a CDS encoding LacI family DNA-binding transcriptional regulator yields the protein MKDKVTMQDIAERLNISKNSVSQALSGKDGVSEETRKLILETAHQMGYVYSQNRKRRSSDAEPTGNIALIASDFAFSMKSFFGEIYLSIERETVKRGKNLLIQSVNKHAAEKLILPSFLQNQSVDGILVLSHITTDYINTITGTGKPTVLIDHHHPSIHADCILTNNRFSAYEAVRHLTELGHRKIGILSNTSFSPSYYERWEGYVLAMNDFGLEIHNPWVIKDAREESDYMLDKLKSLDQLPTAWFCVNDGLGFYLNSALQQLGLRVPEDVSVVSFDNGYLSQVSTPQITTMDVDLKLYGRKAVEQLFWRIEHPEHPFTELLLPTKLLKRGSSGPAPD from the coding sequence ATGAAAGATAAAGTAACGATGCAGGATATTGCGGAGCGGCTTAATATATCTAAAAATTCAGTGTCCCAAGCTTTATCGGGGAAAGACGGGGTAAGCGAGGAAACGCGGAAATTAATTCTCGAAACGGCCCATCAAATGGGATATGTGTATTCGCAAAACCGGAAAAGACGGTCTTCCGATGCCGAACCAACCGGCAATATCGCCTTGATCGCTTCCGATTTCGCTTTTTCCATGAAGAGCTTTTTTGGGGAAATTTATTTGAGTATTGAGCGGGAAACGGTTAAAAGAGGCAAAAATCTGCTCATTCAATCGGTGAATAAACATGCCGCCGAGAAGCTGATTCTACCCTCTTTTCTGCAGAATCAATCCGTTGACGGCATTCTTGTCTTGTCCCACATTACAACAGACTATATAAACACCATTACAGGTACAGGAAAGCCGACGGTGCTAATTGATCACCACCACCCTTCTATCCATGCGGATTGCATTTTGACGAACAATCGCTTCAGCGCTTATGAGGCAGTCCGTCACTTGACAGAACTTGGCCATCGAAAGATCGGCATTCTATCCAATACGTCCTTTTCGCCAAGCTATTATGAACGTTGGGAAGGTTATGTGCTTGCGATGAACGATTTCGGACTGGAAATCCACAACCCTTGGGTCATAAAAGATGCAAGGGAAGAGTCCGATTACATGCTTGATAAATTGAAATCGCTCGACCAGCTGCCGACTGCATGGTTTTGCGTAAATGACGGGCTTGGGTTTTATCTGAATTCTGCTCTCCAGCAGCTTGGGCTGAGGGTACCGGAAGACGTATCTGTCGTCAGCTTCGATAACGGGTACTTATCTCAGGTATCCACGCCGCAGATTACAACGATGGATGTCGATTTGAAGCTTTACGGGCGCAAAGCCGTTGAGCAGCTGTTCTGGCGGATTGAACATCCTGAGCATCCGTTTACCGAATTGCTCCTCCCTACCAAGCTGCTGAAGAGAGGATCCAGCGGTCCGGCGCCGGATTGA
- a CDS encoding carbohydrate ABC transporter permease — protein MVGSKRSSKSKLAIRYAIAGVLLLVMVYPYLYMVLNSFADWAQVDRKLIPNSYTLKSYSWLFTGGETGITRPWLGAFLNSVIVSLLSTFLMMMFGVMVAYALSKLKWRGRDTVNNFILFHMFFPAIILLIPSFLIIQKLGWYDTYWALIIPKGVSLWAIFMYTNFFKAVPTVFIEAAKLDGATDFKILYKIMMPMSKSITSVVFLFLLMERWTELLWDMIMVRSDGMLTLNVLLSQMFGPYGTYPGPLYAGSVLLSLPIIILFIIFGKNFQKGMQVSLK, from the coding sequence ATGGTTGGGTCTAAACGAAGCAGCAAGTCCAAGCTGGCGATCCGGTATGCGATTGCAGGAGTGCTTCTTCTGGTCATGGTGTATCCGTATTTATACATGGTGCTGAATTCGTTCGCGGATTGGGCCCAGGTGGACCGGAAGCTGATCCCGAACTCGTATACGCTGAAGTCCTATTCCTGGCTGTTTACCGGGGGAGAGACGGGGATTACGCGGCCGTGGCTGGGAGCTTTTTTGAACAGCGTGATCGTGTCGCTTCTGTCGACCTTCCTGATGATGATGTTTGGGGTTATGGTGGCTTATGCCCTTTCGAAGCTGAAATGGCGCGGCCGGGACACCGTCAACAACTTTATCTTGTTTCACATGTTTTTTCCGGCCATCATTTTGCTGATTCCCAGCTTTTTGATCATTCAAAAGCTGGGCTGGTACGACACGTATTGGGCGCTGATTATTCCTAAAGGCGTCAGCCTGTGGGCGATTTTTATGTACACAAACTTTTTCAAAGCCGTTCCGACGGTGTTTATTGAAGCGGCGAAGCTGGACGGGGCTACGGATTTCAAAATTCTGTACAAAATCATGATGCCGATGTCCAAGTCCATCACGAGCGTCGTGTTCCTGTTCCTGCTGATGGAACGCTGGACGGAGCTGCTGTGGGATATGATCATGGTCCGCAGCGACGGAATGCTGACGCTGAACGTTCTCCTTTCGCAGATGTTCGGTCCGTATGGAACCTACCCGGGTCCTTTGTATGCCGGATCCGTGCTGCTGTCGCTGCCGATCATCATTCTCTTTATCATCTTCGGTAAAAACTTCCAGAAGGGCATGCAGGTCAGCCTGAAGTAA
- a CDS encoding carbohydrate ABC transporter permease yields the protein MKENNNRLGWLFASPYLIYSIVFFLIPLVWSFYLSITNWDLIAPDYDIVGFGNFAKALKSPGVHAAFWVTYKFMMIFVPLVVVMSLIVSILVHSLPRFKSLFLIGFFLPYLSSGVVSSLIVKGFLSYNSPINTALRKIGINIDWLGTSWSALLIVGLIMAWKFTGYYALILTSGLESIDHEVYEAAAIDGVTGRQRFWKITLPLLYPALYTTLILAFGVTFGIFTEVYQLTGGGPKFATNTWQMEIYSQAFKNLQAGYASAIALLASVATFISIFIIRKLLEKWGARNGWV from the coding sequence ATGAAAGAAAACAATAACCGGTTGGGCTGGCTGTTCGCCAGCCCCTACCTCATTTATTCCATTGTGTTTTTTCTAATTCCATTGGTTTGGTCTTTTTATCTGTCTATTACAAACTGGGATCTGATTGCGCCTGATTATGACATTGTCGGTTTTGGCAATTTCGCTAAGGCGCTCAAATCCCCCGGCGTACACGCCGCCTTTTGGGTCACTTACAAATTTATGATGATATTTGTTCCGCTTGTCGTGGTGATGTCGCTGATCGTATCCATATTGGTACACAGCCTGCCGCGGTTCAAAAGTCTGTTTTTGATCGGTTTTTTCCTTCCGTATCTTTCTTCGGGCGTCGTATCGTCGCTCATCGTAAAAGGTTTTCTGTCTTATAACAGTCCGATTAACACGGCACTGCGCAAAATCGGTATCAATATCGACTGGCTTGGCACCTCGTGGTCGGCACTGTTGATCGTCGGTTTGATCATGGCTTGGAAATTTACCGGGTACTATGCGTTGATTCTGACATCGGGCCTGGAAAGCATAGATCATGAAGTATATGAGGCGGCTGCCATCGACGGCGTTACCGGCCGCCAACGTTTCTGGAAAATTACGCTCCCGCTTCTTTATCCCGCATTATACACGACGCTGATTTTGGCGTTTGGGGTAACCTTCGGCATTTTTACGGAGGTGTACCAGCTTACGGGCGGCGGACCGAAGTTCGCGACAAATACCTGGCAAATGGAAATTTACAGTCAAGCATTTAAAAACCTTCAGGCCGGGTATGCATCGGCAATTGCGCTGCTTGCATCGGTAGCGACGTTCATTTCGATTTTTATTATCCGGAAATTGCTCGAAAAGTGGGGTGCGCGAAATGGTTGGGTCTAA
- a CDS encoding ABC transporter substrate-binding protein: protein MQQPSFFGRITLYIVLTGIIALLAAGCSPSSATDKDTEPHGDMVNLVYYTIGEPDKDIKMVNDKINEVLAKKIGITITYIKVGWQEYEDRLNTMVSAGTPFDIAFATDFTAYVRRGAWLRLDDYLSNTGKDMYDIIDPIFWQGVRMDDGGIYGIPTNKELAVRQQWMYPEELVKKYNIDITKYNTLESLEPLLQMIKQKEPDYLPMELDKDSQNFFALYGYEHVIDKKLPLMVRSLDSSSKVVNIFETKEARQVLNTLRHYYKAGYLNEDAALRENQELKRGVKVFWKASDGGPLAENSWSKDRGYKVVAHPVTPELATTESLRGGIMAVSSDTKHPVECIKFLNLLNTDPELRNLFNYGIEGVHYTLDSNDQVVPIPAKDANGNPIPDASPRYTGITYTQGNWFILKTMGGKNPDPINKWEQFRSSNARVVKSGLLGFTPDLSMMPIQLQNIEMVWQKYYPSLMTGSVDVNTELPKFNQELKQAGLDEVRAEVQKQLDAWRMAHK from the coding sequence ATGCAGCAACCTTCTTTTTTCGGCCGCATCACCTTATATATTGTGTTAACTGGCATAATAGCACTGCTTGCAGCAGGCTGTTCCCCGTCCTCTGCCACTGATAAGGATACGGAGCCCCATGGGGACATGGTCAATCTGGTTTATTACACGATCGGGGAGCCGGACAAGGATATTAAAATGGTCAATGACAAAATCAATGAAGTCTTAGCTAAAAAGATCGGGATTACCATCACATACATTAAGGTAGGATGGCAGGAGTATGAAGACCGGCTGAACACGATGGTGTCAGCTGGAACTCCTTTCGACATTGCTTTTGCTACTGACTTTACAGCTTATGTAAGACGGGGGGCGTGGCTGCGGCTGGATGACTATCTATCCAACACAGGCAAGGATATGTACGATATCATCGACCCTATTTTTTGGCAGGGTGTGCGTATGGACGATGGAGGCATTTACGGCATACCCACCAATAAAGAATTGGCTGTTCGCCAGCAATGGATGTATCCGGAAGAACTGGTGAAGAAGTATAACATCGATATTACAAAATATAACACCTTGGAATCGCTCGAGCCGTTGCTTCAGATGATCAAGCAAAAGGAACCCGATTATTTGCCTATGGAGCTGGACAAGGATTCCCAGAACTTCTTTGCCTTGTACGGCTACGAGCATGTCATTGACAAGAAGCTTCCTCTAATGGTACGGTCTCTGGATTCCTCCTCTAAGGTAGTGAATATATTCGAAACCAAAGAAGCGCGGCAGGTGCTGAATACACTTCGGCACTATTACAAGGCAGGCTATCTCAATGAAGATGCTGCACTTCGGGAGAACCAGGAGCTTAAAAGAGGTGTGAAGGTGTTCTGGAAAGCTTCGGACGGCGGCCCGCTCGCAGAAAATAGCTGGAGCAAAGATCGCGGCTACAAGGTTGTGGCGCATCCCGTCACGCCTGAGTTGGCCACGACGGAATCCTTGCGTGGAGGCATCATGGCCGTCAGTTCGGATACGAAGCATCCCGTAGAGTGCATAAAGTTCTTGAATCTGCTCAATACGGATCCCGAACTGCGCAACCTGTTCAATTATGGCATAGAGGGAGTGCATTATACCTTGGACAGCAATGATCAAGTTGTGCCTATTCCCGCAAAGGACGCTAACGGAAATCCCATCCCGGATGCTTCGCCAAGGTATACAGGGATCACGTACACCCAGGGCAACTGGTTCATTTTGAAGACGATGGGCGGTAAAAACCCGGATCCGATAAACAAATGGGAGCAGTTCCGCTCTTCCAACGCAAGAGTCGTCAAATCCGGCTTGCTTGGCTTTACGCCCGATTTATCCATGATGCCGATTCAGCTGCAAAATATCGAGATGGTCTGGCAAAAATATTATCCGAGCCTGATGACAGGAAGCGTCGACGTGAATACCGAGCTTCCGAAGTTTAACCAGGAACTTAAGCAGGCGGGGCTTGACGAGGTTCGGGCTGAGGTGCAAAAACAACTCGACGCTTGGCGTATGGCCCATAAGTAG
- a CDS encoding glycoside hydrolase family 130 protein, giving the protein MKIYRYEENPLITPADVKPHREDFEVIGAFNAGIAHYQGETLMLLRVAERPISNDPNMIKAPVYNAQTGELELIPFRTDDDRYDFSDPRVIRNKSKNGTFEYLTSLSYIRIARSRDGHHFTVDDKPFIYPSNEQETFGIEDPRVTQIGDTYYIYFSAVSPVGIGESLVSTTDFKTIRHHGMIFGPDNKDVLIFPEKINGKYYALHRPTMKSIGNPEIWIAESDNLLYWGNHKHLLGLREGMWDSGRIGGGAVPFKTEKGWLELYHGATADHRYCMGAVLLDLNDPTRVIARSGKPVMEPEAEYEKQGFFGDVVFSCGAIVEGDTVKMFYGVADTSMACAELSVKEILDSLEYIEAKV; this is encoded by the coding sequence ATGAAGATATACCGATACGAAGAAAATCCTTTAATTACGCCGGCAGACGTTAAACCTCACCGGGAAGATTTTGAGGTCATAGGCGCATTTAACGCCGGCATCGCGCATTACCAGGGAGAAACCCTGATGCTGCTCCGAGTGGCGGAACGTCCGATCAGCAATGACCCGAATATGATCAAAGCGCCGGTGTATAACGCGCAAACCGGCGAACTTGAACTCATTCCTTTCCGTACTGATGATGACCGTTATGATTTTTCGGATCCGCGCGTGATTCGGAACAAGTCCAAAAATGGAACTTTCGAATACCTAACATCGCTTTCCTATATCCGGATTGCCAGAAGCAGGGATGGCCACCACTTTACGGTTGACGATAAACCTTTTATTTATCCATCAAATGAACAGGAAACATTCGGTATCGAGGATCCGCGCGTAACCCAGATCGGCGATACGTATTATATTTATTTTTCCGCCGTTTCCCCGGTCGGGATCGGGGAATCACTGGTTTCGACGACCGACTTTAAGACGATCCGCCATCACGGCATGATTTTCGGTCCCGACAATAAGGATGTGCTCATTTTCCCGGAAAAGATCAACGGCAAATATTATGCGCTGCACCGTCCGACGATGAAAAGCATCGGAAACCCGGAAATCTGGATTGCCGAGTCCGACAACCTCCTCTATTGGGGCAATCACAAGCATTTGCTTGGCCTGCGGGAAGGCATGTGGGACAGCGGCCGAATCGGCGGGGGAGCGGTTCCTTTTAAAACGGAAAAAGGCTGGCTTGAGCTCTATCACGGTGCAACGGCTGACCACAGATACTGTATGGGCGCGGTTCTCCTTGATTTAAACGATCCGACGCGGGTAATCGCCCGTTCAGGGAAACCGGTTATGGAGCCTGAGGCCGAATACGAAAAGCAGGGCTTTTTCGGAGACGTCGTATTTTCCTGCGGGGCCATCGTTGAAGGCGATACGGTCAAAATGTTCTACGGCGTGGCGGATACATCTATGGCCTGTGCCGAACTCAGCGTCAAAGAAATTTTGGACAGTCTCGAATATATTGAAGCGAAAGTCTAA
- a CDS encoding response regulator transcription factor, translating into MYKLLIVDDEPQILEGMKRTLDWAGYGFHRIETSETKDDAVSKAVELLPDIAIFDVCIGTDRGYEIINRLNELRLPTKYIIMSGYSEFEYAQEAIRCGVKDYLLKPVERSKLQMVIEKIIVEDLHGTLNGMSSEDMNTDPILGIPYDQLSKLTNRILLMVKAEYAQNITLKSVAERFRMNSTYLGQLFLKEAHMKFSEYLMAYRMLQAREYILTTDEKISSIALSVGYPNLNYFYTHFQGYFGKSPSELRKKG; encoded by the coding sequence ATGTATAAGCTTCTGATCGTGGATGACGAACCTCAGATTCTGGAAGGGATGAAACGGACTTTGGATTGGGCGGGCTACGGTTTTCACCGGATCGAGACAAGCGAAACCAAAGATGACGCTGTTTCAAAAGCGGTGGAGCTGCTGCCGGATATCGCGATCTTCGATGTGTGCATTGGCACCGATCGTGGCTACGAAATCATAAACAGGCTCAATGAGCTGCGTCTTCCTACGAAATATATCATTATGAGCGGTTATAGCGAATTCGAGTACGCCCAGGAGGCCATTCGCTGCGGTGTGAAGGATTATCTGCTGAAGCCCGTCGAGCGTTCCAAACTCCAGATGGTCATTGAGAAAATCATTGTAGAAGATCTGCACGGCACCTTGAACGGCATGAGCAGTGAAGACATGAACACCGATCCGATATTGGGTATTCCATACGATCAATTATCCAAACTGACCAACCGTATCCTGCTGATGGTGAAGGCGGAATATGCCCAGAATATCACTTTAAAATCGGTGGCCGAGCGTTTTCGCATGAACAGTACTTATCTTGGGCAGCTGTTTTTAAAGGAAGCGCACATGAAATTTTCAGAATATTTGATGGCCTACCGGATGCTTCAAGCACGAGAATACATTCTGACGACGGATGAGAAAATTTCCAGCATTGCCCTTTCAGTGGGATACCCGAATCTCAACTATTTTTACACCCATTTTCAAGGTTACTTTGGCAAGTCGCCTTCGGAGCTCAGGAAAAAGGGTTAG